The proteins below come from a single Parageobacillus toebii NBRC 107807 genomic window:
- a CDS encoding YlzJ-like family protein: MILYTIMPEHLIFQTAKEEYEKRTMVYYDGIPFLVQKTETNEYEIVQNLSTNPLHFLEQKYAPGTRFTISSTTS; this comes from the coding sequence ATGATTTTATATACGATCATGCCGGAACATCTTATCTTCCAAACTGCCAAGGAAGAATACGAAAAACGAACAATGGTATACTATGATGGAATTCCATTTCTTGTACAAAAAACGGAAACCAATGAATATGAAATTGTTCAAAATTTAAGTACGAATCCGCTTCATTTTTTAGAACAAAAATATGCACCAGGAACGAGATTTACGATTTCTTCCACAACATCGTAA
- a CDS encoding ClpP family protease, which translates to MEKERYIQSESEENQETKEEQVTAAIQQLGQTNIPQMTPDTNIHCLTIVGQIEGHIQLPPQNKATKYEHVIPQIVAIEQNQNIEGLLVILNTVGGDVEAGLAIAEMLASLSKPTVSIVLGGGHSIGVPIAVSCDYSFITETATMTIHPVRLTGLVIGVPQTFEYLDKMQERVVRFVTKHSKITEEKFKELMFSKGNLTRDIGTNVVGPDAVKYGLIDEVGGVAQAMNKLRELIELNKSGERKIVQ; encoded by the coding sequence ATGGAAAAAGAGCGTTACATACAATCGGAATCAGAAGAAAACCAAGAAACGAAAGAGGAACAAGTAACAGCGGCGATTCAACAGCTAGGTCAAACAAACATTCCGCAAATGACGCCGGATACAAACATTCATTGTTTAACGATTGTCGGGCAAATTGAGGGACATATTCAGCTTCCACCGCAAAATAAAGCGACGAAGTACGAACATGTTATTCCACAAATTGTTGCCATTGAACAAAATCAAAATATTGAAGGCCTGCTCGTTATTTTAAATACGGTAGGCGGAGATGTAGAAGCAGGATTAGCGATTGCGGAAATGCTTGCGTCCTTATCGAAACCGACCGTTTCTATCGTATTAGGAGGCGGTCATTCGATTGGTGTGCCGATTGCGGTTTCTTGTGATTATTCATTTATTACCGAAACGGCAACGATGACGATTCACCCTGTTCGATTGACTGGGCTGGTCATTGGCGTTCCGCAAACATTTGAATATTTGGATAAAATGCAAGAGCGAGTTGTTCGCTTTGTTACAAAACATTCCAAAATTACGGAAGAAAAATTTAAGGAACTTATGTTTTCCAAAGGGAATTTAACGCGTGATATCGGCACCAATGTTGTCGGCCCTGATGCGGTAAAATACGGACTTATTGATGAAGTCGGCGGCGTTGCTCAAGCGATGAACAAATTGCGCGAATTAATTGAACTGAACAAATCAGGGGAAAGGAAGATTGTCCAATGA
- a CDS encoding ribonuclease J, producing MKTKQVEKIRIFSLGGVGEIGKNMYVVELDDDIFVIDAGVMFPEDEMLGIDKVIPDISYLIERQDRIKAIFLTHGHEEHIGAIAYVLKKITAVPVYGTKLTLGLAESILKEQGITNAKLIEIRSDSEILFDKAKVTFFRTIHSIPDSVGISIHTSQGAIVYTSDFKFDQTPYGKNRADLGKMAQIGEQGVLCLLSDSTNAERPGYTGSDTLVAQEIADVIYNANGRVFVACYASNITRIQQVLHAAKMYGRKVAVVGKTLHKVMDIAVRLGYLHLPEKVTISIHDIDRYDDKELIILTTGGHGQPMSALARMAKQVHKQVNIKEGDTVIVAASVMPGYELVFSKTIDALYRAGANVIYRERKVHVSGHACQEELKLMLNLMKPKYFIPVHGEYRMQKAHANLAKAVGISEDRTFLIDKGDVIEFRNGVARPGGKVPYGNILIDGLGIGDVGNIVLRDRRLLSQDGILIVVVTLSKESKKIIAGPEIISRGFVYVRESESLLDEATKIVANIVNKCLQTYMIEWSSLKSNIREALSQFLFEKTKRKPMILPIIMEV from the coding sequence TTGAAAACGAAACAAGTAGAGAAAATAAGGATTTTTTCCCTTGGGGGAGTCGGGGAAATCGGTAAAAACATGTATGTGGTCGAGCTGGATGACGACATTTTTGTGATCGACGCCGGCGTCATGTTTCCTGAGGACGAGATGCTTGGGATTGACAAAGTGATTCCTGACATTAGCTATCTCATTGAACGCCAAGATCGCATTAAAGCAATTTTTTTAACCCACGGGCATGAGGAACATATTGGAGCCATTGCTTACGTGTTGAAAAAGATTACGGCGGTGCCGGTGTACGGAACAAAGCTTACGTTAGGATTGGCAGAATCGATTTTGAAGGAACAGGGGATTACAAACGCAAAACTAATCGAAATTCGCTCCGATTCGGAAATTTTGTTTGATAAAGCAAAAGTGACGTTTTTCCGAACGATTCATAGCATCCCTGATTCGGTTGGGATTAGCATTCATACATCCCAAGGCGCCATTGTCTATACGAGCGACTTTAAATTTGACCAGACTCCATATGGCAAAAATCGAGCCGATTTAGGGAAAATGGCGCAGATTGGCGAACAAGGAGTGCTTTGCCTATTATCCGATAGTACGAATGCGGAAAGACCGGGTTATACGGGATCGGACACGCTTGTAGCCCAGGAAATTGCCGATGTTATTTATAACGCGAATGGTCGGGTTTTTGTTGCTTGCTATGCGTCGAACATCACCAGAATTCAACAAGTATTACATGCGGCAAAAATGTACGGACGGAAGGTAGCGGTTGTAGGGAAAACGTTGCATAAAGTGATGGATATTGCTGTTCGGCTTGGATATTTACATCTTCCGGAAAAAGTGACTATTTCCATCCATGACATTGACCGCTATGATGACAAGGAACTTATTATTTTAACAACAGGCGGGCATGGCCAACCGATGAGCGCATTGGCCCGTATGGCTAAACAAGTACACAAGCAGGTCAACATAAAAGAAGGAGATACTGTCATTGTTGCGGCATCGGTGATGCCTGGATATGAATTAGTATTTTCAAAAACCATTGATGCACTGTATCGTGCCGGAGCGAACGTCATTTACCGCGAGAGAAAAGTGCACGTGTCTGGACACGCATGCCAAGAAGAATTGAAGCTAATGCTTAATTTAATGAAACCGAAATATTTTATTCCTGTTCATGGCGAATATCGTATGCAAAAAGCACACGCTAATCTTGCAAAAGCGGTTGGCATCTCCGAAGATAGGACGTTTTTGATTGACAAAGGTGATGTCATTGAATTTCGCAATGGAGTAGCGCGTCCTGGAGGAAAAGTTCCGTACGGCAACATTTTGATTGATGGTCTTGGCATAGGCGATGTTGGCAACATTGTTTTAAGAGACCGGCGTCTTCTTTCGCAAGATGGGATTTTAATTGTTGTCGTTACATTGAGCAAAGAGTCAAAAAAAATTATCGCTGGACCGGAAATTATTTCGCGTGGTTTTGTCTATGTCAGAGAATCAGAATCATTGCTTGATGAAGCAACAAAAATCGTTGCAAATATTGTGAATAAATGCTTGCAAACCTATATGATCGAATGGTCGTCATTAAAATCAAACATTCGCGAAGCATTGAGCCAATTTTTATTTGAAAAAACAAAACGAAAACCGATGATTTTACCAATTATTATGGAAGTATAA